The genomic segment CTTAACAGGATTCATAGCATCTACTGGTCCACAAGGCATTTCGTATCCTAAACCAAGTTTCCAAATATCTTCGTGATTTGCGGTTCTTGCGACAGAAGTTCCCATTGCATATCCATTGTTTTCTACAATAAATATAACAGGTAATTTCCATAACATTGCCATATTAAAAGCTTCGTGCAAAGAACCTTGCCTTGCAGCACCATCTCCAAAACAAGTTAAGGTAACAGCATCGTTTCCTTTATACTTATCTCCAAAAGCAATTCCTGCTCCTAAAGGTATTTGTCCTCCAACAATTCCATGACCTCCATAAAAACGAAATTCTTTAGAAAAAATATGCATAGACCCTCCCATTCCTTTAGAGGTTCCTGTTGCTTTTCCAAACAGTTCTGCCATTACTTTTTTAGGGTCTTCTCCCATTCCAATTGGCTGTACGTGATTTCTGTAGGCAGTAATCATTTTATCTTTAGTTAAGTCCATTGCATGTAATGCACCCGCTAAAATAGCTTCTTGTCCATTGTATAAATGCAAGAAACCTCTTACTTTTTGTTGAATGTAAACCGAAGCTAATTTGTCTTCGAATTTACGCCAAAAAAGCATGTTTTTGTACCAATCTAAATAGGTCTGTTTGGTTATTTTTTTCATTCTAATGATTCTTGTTTATAATGAAGATTATAAAATTGAGTTTTTATAAATCGAAATACAAAAATAACTGTTTTAAATAGAATAAAAAAACATCATTTTTCGATTTAACTTAAACGATTTCGTTAAGATTTTTTACTATTTATTTATCTTTTGCTACTAACAATGTAGCTTTAGCATCTGTGGCTAAATTCCATTCGTTAGAAGAAAGCAACATACCAGCATCGTTATATACTTTAAAAGCAGCAGTGTTTGGCCCAGAAGTTCCTTGGTTTAATGCTAATATGGTTATTTTATTAATACCTACTTCCAAAGGAATGTTAAAACTTTGGTAACGTTGTTTTAATAGAATATTGGTAACCACTGGAATGTTATTTACTAGAATGGTAACTCTATCTCCATCTGGATATTGGTAATCTCTACAAATAATATTAACACTGTTAGAATTTGTTCGAATGCTCCCTAAATCTTGGTCTATTTTCGGATAAACATAGCGTCCGTTTATTTTCTTAAAAGCTTTTAAAAAACGAGCTTCAGTTAACTTTTTTTGAGTTAAAATTCCTTTATTTTGAAGATTTTCTTTGTCTTGTTGTTGCTTTAATTTTTCTTGCTCTTTTTCGTACGCTTTCTTAAAACCTAAGTCTCCTTTTAATTCTATTGAAGTTGGTTTTACAGAAACTTTTTTATTTTTTAAAGTAACAGAGGTTCCTTTTTCATTCACTTTTCCGCCATTTGTTTTATCTAATTGCCCGAAAAAGGGAACCGTAGATAAAAAACAGATTGTAAAAAATATAAACTTTATTTTTGTATTCATTTTGGAAACGTTTATCCTAACTAAAGCAAATATAATGCCGATTTTTGTTGAAATTCTTTCATTTTTGTTAAACTTTTAATCAATAGGAAAATTAAAGTAGGTTTTTGGAAAAGGTTCGTTTCTTAAAGTAAAATGCCACCACTCGTTATTATAGGGCTTAAAATTATGTTCCATCATTATTTTTCGCAAAAACATTCTATTTTCTTTTTGCTTTTTGTTGATGTTTTTATAAAATGGATGGGACTGAATTCCAAAAAAATCAAACGGACTTCCCATATCTAATTCTTTTCCAGTTTTTACATCTACAATTGTTAAATCGACAGTGCTTCCTCTTGTATGACCCGATTTTGAAGCAATATAGCCTCGTTTAAAAAGCTCGGATTTTGGAACTTCTGGATAATATTCTTTTTTCATTAAAGTATCGTTAAGCACTTTTGCCCACCGAACAAAATGATTTACTGCTTGTTGTGGCCTGTAAGCATCGAAAATTTTTAAACTGAGACCGTCTTTTAGTAATTTTTGCTGTACAATTTTTAAAGCATTGGCAGTTTCTTTAGAAACAATTACACAGTTACTTTTGTACCCATCTATTTTTTTTCCTATAAAATTATTGTTCGAAAGATATCTTAATTCATATTGGATTGTATTATCTACATTATCTAAGTAAACGAAACCATTTGGTAATTCTTGAGAAAAACTAAGAAGAGAGATGGTAAAAAAAAGCAGTAAAAGAAGTTTTTTCATCCACCAAAAATACATAAAAATAAAAAAACTTTAGTATTCGCTATACCTTGCATAGAAATATTGAAAAACACCATAACTTAAAAATCCCAAAGCCATAATTGCCATTAATACAGACCCAAATGTTAAATCGTGTAAATAGCTAAACATTTCTTGTGTTCCTTTTATTTTATCGGGATTTTTCTGGGAAGCCGCTTTAAAAATAAACCAAGCAAAAATTAAAAATGAAATTCCTCTTGAAGTAATACCGAATTTACCAGATTTTTCTAAAAAGTTAAAAGAAGCAATGTTTTTAGATTTTTCGATATTTTTAAGAAATATATTTTGATATACAATATAAAATTGATTGATAGCAGAAAAAAAGATAATAATAGCAACTGCATACAAAACATAAGATCCTATTTCTAATTGTAAAACTTTGGCTACAAGCGTTTCTTTGGAAGCACCTTTTTTAGGCTGATTAAAAATTTTATATAAAATTGAAACTGCAAAAGAGCTATAAATAATTCCTCGAAAAAAGAAATCGATAGACATGAAATATTTCGTTTTTTTATCTTCTTTTTTTAAGACTAAAAAAGATTTGTAAAAACGCCAAACAGCATAAGAAAGCATTCCTAGACCAACAATTAATAACAATATTTTCCCAAAAATTTGATTTTCCAGAAAAGTAATAACGCCATTTTTATCAGAAACTTTTCCGCCAATATTTAGTGCTGCTAAAAAGGTTAGAACACCAATAATGCCATAAACGAAGCCTTTTGTAAGGAAACCAAATTTTCTAATTTTTTGAATCACGAAGTATTTTTACTGCGAATTTAATTCAAAAAAAACGATAACACCATTAGAAAATATCTTTTGTCTTAAAATTATTACCTAATTTTGATTCTTTATGGAACAACTGACTTTAACAACACCAGCACTTTTATTTTCGGCAATTTCTTTGATTATGCTTGCTTATACAAATCGTTTTTTGGCTTATGCAGCAGTTATTAGAAATTTGCATGATATTTATTTAGAGAAGAAAGACGATTCTTTACTAAGACAAATTAAAAACTTAAAATTAAGATTAAATCTTACAAGATGGATGCAAATTTTTGGAATAAGTAGTTTATTATTTTGTGTGTTAACAATGTTTTTAATTTATGTTGGTTTACAAATAACAGCTGTATATATTTTTGGTTTTGCACTTATTTTATTGATAATTTCCTTGGGTTTACTAATTAAAGAAATACAAATTTCTGCCCAAGCTTTACAACATCATATTGCAGATATTGAGGAGCATTTGGAAAGGAAGTAGGAGGTTGGTATTTTTTTAAAAAGTAAGCGCCGTTTTTTTACAAAACGACGTCTTACCAAGTAAACTAATAAAACCAAGTATTAGTAACCATATTAGAAGTTAGCTTTCTAATAAATTTTTAATCGGAATACGGTTTGTGGTTGTAACTTAAAACCCTTTTTAGTTTCCAAATTTTATTTTCAAATATCCAAAGATGTGTAAAGTCTGCAATACCAACTGTTGTTAATTTTCCGTTTTGTTTTTCTTGAAACGTGTGTTTCCCTTTTTGAATCGCGCCATATAATTCTCCGTTTTTCTTCATCGGAAAAACTTCTAAAGAATTTTCTATAAGTGTTCTTGTATGATTTCCTGGCTTGGCACAAATGCTATTTTTTACAGCTTCAAAAAACTGCTCTTTATTTTGAATGCCACCAACGTCATGATAAAACTCAAAATCATCTGCAATTATTGGTTTTAATTTTTTAAGATTACAATTATTAAAAGCATTTTCGAAAATAATACTGTCTTTAGATTTTAATGTTTGGTACAATTCCGAAGTTTTAGATACTTGTGCATTGCTGCATAAGCTAAACAAAAACAGTATAACTACCATAATTATTTTAAGAATTACAGAATCTTTAAAAGGTTCTAAAAGAGATTTCATAGTTGGTTTGGTTTTGAAAACTTGAGGCTATTGCTAGCCTCAAGAGATCTTGGTTTTGGTTGATTGATTTTTACTCTAATTCTTTAGATTGATCAATTAAATTTTTAGTAATATTATCAATAGAACTTACTTTTTTTGTCTTTTTAGGCTCAATTGAAAAGTTTATTTAAATGAGCTTTTATTAGTTCTCGACTGCGCTCGAACTGACATAAATTGTCTTATTTTTTTGAAATACTTCCTCCAGAAGAAGATTTCTTATTTACTATTTTAGGATTTCCTTTAAAGTCGATATCGCCACCACTTGTTGCTTTTGCTTCAATTTTATCGGAAGCAAAAATGTTAATGTCTGCTCCACTTGTTGCTTTTGCAATTACATTAGCACTTCTTAATTCGTAAGCATCAATAGAACTTCCACTTGTTGCACTTGAAGCATGGTTGGTGGTAATTCCAGAAATGTTAATGTCAGAACCGCTTGTAGAAGCAGTTTCTACACTTTCTGCATCTACTTCAATTTGAATGTCTGCACCACTTGTTGCAGCAATAGAAATTTCTTGGGTTTTAATA from the Polaribacter cellanae genome contains:
- the pdhA gene encoding pyruvate dehydrogenase (acetyl-transferring) E1 component subunit alpha, with the translated sequence MKKITKQTYLDWYKNMLFWRKFEDKLASVYIQQKVRGFLHLYNGQEAILAGALHAMDLTKDKMITAYRNHVQPIGMGEDPKKVMAELFGKATGTSKGMGGSMHIFSKEFRFYGGHGIVGGQIPLGAGIAFGDKYKGNDAVTLTCFGDGAARQGSLHEAFNMAMLWKLPVIFIVENNGYAMGTSVARTANHEDIWKLGLGYEMPCGPVDAMNPVKVAEAVDEAIQRARRGDGPTFLEMKTYRYRGHSMSDAQHYRTKDEVEEYKKIDPITQVKDVILEKNYATEEDIKAIDKEVKKMVAECEKFAEESPFPETQQMYDMVYEQQDYPFIS
- a CDS encoding M15 family metallopeptidase, which translates into the protein MKKLLLLLFFTISLLSFSQELPNGFVYLDNVDNTIQYELRYLSNNNFIGKKIDGYKSNCVIVSKETANALKIVQQKLLKDGLSLKIFDAYRPQQAVNHFVRWAKVLNDTLMKKEYYPEVPKSELFKRGYIASKSGHTRGSTVDLTIVDVKTGKELDMGSPFDFFGIQSHPFYKNINKKQKENRMFLRKIMMEHNFKPYNNEWWHFTLRNEPFPKTYFNFPID
- a CDS encoding DUF1206 domain-containing protein, with the translated sequence MIQKIRKFGFLTKGFVYGIIGVLTFLAALNIGGKVSDKNGVITFLENQIFGKILLLIVGLGMLSYAVWRFYKSFLVLKKEDKKTKYFMSIDFFFRGIIYSSFAVSILYKIFNQPKKGASKETLVAKVLQLEIGSYVLYAVAIIIFFSAINQFYIVYQNIFLKNIEKSKNIASFNFLEKSGKFGITSRGISFLIFAWFIFKAASQKNPDKIKGTQEMFSYLHDLTFGSVLMAIMALGFLSYGVFQYFYARYSEY
- a CDS encoding DUF2721 domain-containing protein produces the protein MEQLTLTTPALLFSAISLIMLAYTNRFLAYAAVIRNLHDIYLEKKDDSLLRQIKNLKLRLNLTRWMQIFGISSLLFCVLTMFLIYVGLQITAVYIFGFALILLIISLGLLIKEIQISAQALQHHIADIEEHLERK
- a CDS encoding nuclear transport factor 2 family protein; translation: MKSLLEPFKDSVILKIIMVVILFLFSLCSNAQVSKTSELYQTLKSKDSIIFENAFNNCNLKKLKPIIADDFEFYHDVGGIQNKEQFFEAVKNSICAKPGNHTRTLIENSLEVFPMKKNGELYGAIQKGKHTFQEKQNGKLTTVGIADFTHLWIFENKIWKLKRVLSYNHKPYSD